One segment of Xanthomonas oryzae pv. oryzae DNA contains the following:
- a CDS encoding PAAR domain-containing protein, producing the protein MEDAMARMIIVVGDRTTGGGTVASGSLETDIDGMPVARVGDRVTCRKHPGVHTIVTGDITLMIEGQPVARHGDRLSCGCQLLSGRQDHAYFAQGAGVAEDALIDAVAKPASSGAVALADPADKGEVCEQCLRAGAARAAAMLGR; encoded by the coding sequence ATGGAAGATGCTATGGCTCGTATGATCATCGTAGTGGGGGACCGCACCACGGGTGGCGGTACCGTGGCCAGCGGTTCGCTGGAAACCGATATCGACGGCATGCCCGTCGCTCGCGTCGGCGATCGCGTCACCTGCCGCAAACATCCCGGTGTCCACACGATCGTCACCGGCGATATCACGTTGATGATTGAAGGGCAGCCGGTCGCTCGTCACGGAGACCGGCTGTCCTGCGGTTGCCAGTTGCTGTCAGGCAGGCAGGATCATGCATATTTCGCCCAGGGTGCTGGCGTCGCCGAGGACGCGCTCATCGACGCGGTGGCCAAACCTGCGTCATCGGGTGCCGTGGCGCTGGCCGATCCCGCAGACAAAGGCGAGGTCTGCGAGCAATGCCTGCGTGCCGGAGCCGCCCGCGCTGCGGCCATGCTGGGGCGCTGA
- a CDS encoding type II toxin-antitoxin system RelE/ParE family toxin, translating into MIRSFIDKDAEKIWLGERSRRLPADIQLVARRKLRMLNAAAHLDDLRIPPANRLEALKGQRRGQYSIRINDQWRICFRWMEGDVVQVEIVDYH; encoded by the coding sequence GTGATCAGGAGCTTTATCGACAAGGACGCCGAAAAGATCTGGCTGGGTGAGCGTTCCCGCCGGTTGCCTGCCGACATCCAATTGGTCGCGCGCCGCAAGTTGCGCATGCTCAATGCCGCCGCGCATCTCGACGATCTGCGGATCCCGCCCGCCAACCGGCTGGAAGCGTTGAAGGGCCAGCGGCGCGGCCAGTACAGCATCCGGATCAACGATCAATGGCGCATCTGCTTCCGATGGATGGAAGGCGATGTGGTCCAGGTCGAAATCGTCGATTACCACTGA
- a CDS encoding DUF4123 domain-containing protein yields MQRYVLVDASARPDTPQALRYYLQDLPHRSLFARQPEAEHADLGPWLVQLPEFGQDPIEGWLRALEQGHPAVAWLDSAGNFDAVFDHLETCLDLRRPNGTLALLRYWDGRVFVRLQRILTANQRLQLLGPIARWRTRVLGEDVVVSLSATDGQEHSDA; encoded by the coding sequence ATGCAGCGCTACGTGCTCGTCGATGCCTCGGCCCGTCCCGATACCCCGCAGGCGTTGCGCTACTACCTGCAGGACCTGCCGCACCGTTCCCTGTTCGCCCGCCAGCCCGAGGCCGAGCACGCCGATCTTGGGCCCTGGCTGGTGCAACTGCCCGAGTTCGGCCAAGACCCCATCGAAGGCTGGCTCAGGGCCCTGGAGCAGGGGCATCCCGCGGTTGCTTGGCTCGATAGTGCGGGCAACTTCGACGCCGTGTTCGACCACTTGGAAACCTGCCTGGATCTGCGCCGTCCGAACGGCACATTGGCGCTGCTGCGCTACTGGGACGGACGGGTGTTCGTCCGCCTGCAACGGATTCTGACCGCCAACCAGCGCTTGCAATTGCTCGGGCCAATCGCGCGTTGGCGAACGCGTGTGCTGGGCGAGGATGTGGTGGTGAGCCTCTCGGCCACCGACGGACAGGAGCACAGCGATGCTTGA
- a CDS encoding HigA family addiction module antitoxin, whose product MTVLPNIHPGDILLEEFLEPLGISQNALARATGVPPRRINEIVLGKRGITADTAVRLAAALGTSERFWLGLQADYELEQAHRALGDLPARIKRLAA is encoded by the coding sequence ATGACGGTCCTACCCAATATCCATCCTGGCGACATTCTGCTTGAGGAGTTTCTCGAGCCTCTGGGCATCAGCCAGAATGCACTGGCACGCGCCACCGGCGTCCCGCCGCGCCGTATCAACGAAATCGTGCTGGGCAAGCGCGGCATCACTGCCGACACTGCCGTGCGTCTGGCCGCCGCGTTGGGCACCTCCGAGCGCTTCTGGCTGGGCCTGCAGGCCGACTACGAGCTGGAACAGGCGCATCGCGCGCTGGGCGATTTGCCGGCACGGATCAAGCGGCTGGCGGCGTGA
- the recB gene encoding exodeoxyribonuclease V subunit beta — protein MSISHVTDPYLQLPLHGVRLIEASAGTGKTFTLATLFTRLVVERGVRIGQILAVTFTEAATQELRRRIRERLVLAASLVPDAPVGAALAASESPAIQLPGATLASVAAAQTATDLADDPSRPGPLLHEAPDALLTRAILVTHLTGGSETPAALRRRLQQAVEEIDLAAVFTIHGFCARVLREHALESGQAFAAPELLANDRQLLGEVAADLWRQRAADAAMAEDLIALWSGGPEALASDLRALVRHPTLLPAVATTTDDAAALLQAVHAASDALAAAFQAHGTPFFDAIMSAIDGGILSKVSYKPEWLASLWHWFESFAAAPSLNTAPHAKLRKLTAAELAAGTNQKFVDRTPASPMSHEIDGYLTALARVQAWRSRRRIALLHALRDDAIARLALLKRQRRVQTYDDLVDGVAHALQGAQADALVARLRTQYAIALVDEFQDTDDRQWSIFSNVFGEGPLAHAAGLEPALFLIGDPKQAIYGFRGGDVRTYLAAAVTAEPAPPLSHNFRSRPGVLAAIDALYAQAGYSDAFLTDGIAFHPVQAGTKRVDADLQRDGATAPALTLWRAPEPPPPSDAAAAKTKQAGKPKPWSAGRARELATAACVAAIRGWLAGGRDGTATINARPVQAGDIAVLVRSHGEATRIQQALGAVGIPAVAAGKQSLFATDEALELLALLQALLDPGDDSRLRAALATVLIGEDAIAIAALERDGERHRRWQQQALDWRERWQRGGPLALIGDLGATHGQRLLALVDGERRLTNYLQLAELLQEADARALGPHGLVDWLLRRIANADDNDDAQQLRLESDARRVQIVTLHKSKGLEYPLVFLPYIGIGRSDKGAGRHCVVHAPDSGRQLHWKMDRDDPTWSAAEAAWKQEQRAEDARLLYVGLTRAEHALWIASGPFHQHERTALAGMLRALDALQGAAGEGAVVVDTSTPPAHLPRLPPPREAQVPPARNPQRHIAPEWWVYSFTQLANADAGAATDPMASATVVGSGGSDEPSGSEAVAVAVGTDAEPFDPRFAGNRFGVVMHDVFERCDFAAWQVWRPGQPAPDGQAAPILEALQRGGYAQDELDDGLAMLTALIGHTLTVALPEGRLADVPEPQRRNEMEFHFAMRPTRVEALLALLHRFGVVGDRQAFGARQRLEGLMTGLIDLTYTVDGRWYVLDYKSNRLPSYDADALARAMAHSEYALQALIYTVALHRWLRFRLGEAYDYARDFGGVRYLFCRGLDAGRHAVVVAAASESESVVETVGNSIAGQRLPDSTRDSTLDRPAPAPNSGATTAGLARAPLGDPAPGIHAWRFEPALVQALDALFAGKPSDALSNDTLEQGSANGLKPLSPRERGEGTSTPGTPTP, from the coding sequence ATGAGCATCAGCCACGTCACCGACCCGTATCTGCAGTTGCCGCTGCACGGCGTGCGCCTGATCGAAGCCAGCGCCGGCACCGGCAAGACCTTTACGCTGGCCACGTTGTTTACCCGGCTGGTGGTCGAGCGCGGCGTGCGCATCGGCCAGATTCTCGCAGTGACCTTCACCGAAGCGGCCACGCAGGAACTGCGCCGTCGTATCCGCGAACGCCTGGTGCTGGCTGCAAGCTTGGTGCCGGATGCGCCTGTAGGAGCGGCCCTGGCCGCGAGCGAATCACCCGCAATCCAGCTGCCTGGCGCAACATTGGCTTCTGTAGCAGCGGCCCAGACTGCGACCGACCTCGCCGATGATCCATCGCGGCCAGGGCCGCTCCTACACGAAGCGCCCGACGCATTACTCACCCGCGCCATCCTCGTCACGCATCTGACCGGCGGCAGCGAAACACCCGCCGCCTTGCGCCGCCGTTTGCAGCAGGCGGTGGAAGAGATCGATCTGGCCGCGGTGTTCACCATCCACGGCTTCTGCGCGCGCGTGCTGCGCGAACACGCGCTGGAAAGCGGCCAGGCGTTCGCCGCGCCGGAACTGCTCGCCAACGACCGCCAATTGCTCGGCGAAGTCGCGGCCGATCTGTGGCGACAACGCGCCGCCGACGCGGCAATGGCCGAAGACCTCATCGCGCTGTGGTCGGGCGGCCCCGAGGCCTTGGCCAGCGATCTGCGCGCCCTGGTGCGGCATCCAACCCTGTTGCCGGCGGTCGCCACAACCACCGACGATGCGGCCGCCTTGCTGCAGGCCGTGCACGCGGCCAGCGACGCATTGGCCGCCGCATTCCAGGCGCACGGCACCCCATTTTTCGACGCCATCATGTCGGCCATCGACGGCGGCATCCTGAGCAAGGTCAGCTACAAACCCGAGTGGTTGGCATCGTTGTGGCACTGGTTCGAAAGCTTCGCCGCTGCGCCATCGCTCAACACGGCGCCGCATGCCAAGTTGCGCAAGTTGACCGCTGCGGAACTGGCCGCCGGCACCAACCAGAAATTTGTCGATCGCACGCCGGCTTCGCCGATGAGTCATGAGATCGATGGCTATCTCACTGCGCTGGCGCGTGTGCAAGCATGGCGCAGCCGTCGCCGCATCGCCCTGCTGCACGCACTGCGCGACGACGCCATCGCACGGCTCGCGCTGCTCAAGCGGCAACGCCGCGTGCAGACCTACGACGATCTGGTCGATGGTGTCGCGCACGCATTGCAAGGCGCACAGGCCGATGCGTTGGTCGCACGTCTGCGCACGCAATACGCCATCGCGCTGGTGGACGAATTCCAGGACACCGACGACCGCCAATGGTCGATCTTTTCCAACGTGTTCGGCGAAGGCCCGCTGGCACACGCCGCTGGGCTGGAACCGGCGCTGTTTCTGATCGGCGACCCCAAGCAGGCCATCTACGGCTTCCGTGGCGGCGATGTACGCACCTATCTGGCCGCCGCAGTCACTGCCGAACCGGCGCCACCGCTGAGCCACAACTTCCGCTCGCGCCCCGGCGTGCTGGCGGCCATCGACGCGCTGTACGCGCAGGCCGGCTATAGCGATGCCTTCCTCACCGATGGCATCGCCTTCCATCCGGTGCAGGCCGGCACCAAACGCGTGGATGCCGACCTGCAACGCGACGGCGCCACTGCTCCTGCGTTGACGCTGTGGCGCGCGCCGGAACCGCCGCCGCCATCTGACGCGGCAGCGGCGAAAACCAAGCAAGCAGGCAAGCCCAAGCCCTGGAGCGCCGGCCGCGCACGTGAGCTGGCCACCGCCGCCTGCGTCGCGGCGATCCGCGGCTGGTTGGCCGGTGGCCGCGACGGCACTGCCACCATCAACGCGCGCCCGGTGCAGGCCGGCGATATCGCCGTGCTGGTGCGCAGCCACGGCGAGGCCACGCGTATCCAGCAGGCGCTCGGCGCGGTGGGCATTCCGGCCGTCGCGGCCGGCAAACAAAGCTTGTTCGCCACCGACGAAGCCTTGGAATTGCTCGCACTGCTGCAGGCCTTGCTCGACCCGGGCGATGACAGCCGCCTGCGCGCCGCCTTGGCCACGGTGTTGATCGGCGAAGACGCCATCGCCATCGCCGCACTTGAACGCGACGGCGAGCGACACCGCCGCTGGCAGCAGCAGGCGCTGGACTGGCGCGAACGCTGGCAGCGTGGCGGCCCGCTCGCCTTGATCGGCGACCTCGGCGCCACGCACGGGCAACGCCTGCTTGCCTTGGTCGATGGCGAGCGCCGCCTCACCAACTATCTGCAGCTGGCCGAACTGCTGCAGGAAGCCGACGCCCGCGCGCTCGGCCCGCATGGCCTGGTCGACTGGCTGTTGCGGCGCATCGCCAATGCCGACGACAACGATGACGCCCAGCAATTGCGGCTGGAATCGGACGCGCGCCGCGTGCAGATCGTCACTCTGCACAAGAGCAAGGGCCTGGAATATCCGCTGGTGTTTTTGCCGTATATCGGCATCGGCCGCAGCGACAAAGGTGCCGGCCGCCATTGCGTGGTGCATGCGCCGGACAGTGGCCGTCAGCTGCATTGGAAAATGGATCGGGACGACCCGACCTGGAGCGCCGCCGAAGCCGCCTGGAAGCAGGAACAACGTGCCGAAGACGCGCGGCTGCTCTATGTCGGCCTGACCCGTGCCGAGCACGCGTTGTGGATCGCCAGCGGCCCGTTCCATCAGCACGAACGCACCGCACTGGCCGGCATGTTGCGCGCGCTCGACGCTTTGCAGGGCGCCGCAGGCGAGGGCGCGGTGGTGGTCGACACGTCCACGCCGCCCGCCCACCTGCCGCGGCTGCCGCCACCGCGCGAGGCGCAGGTGCCGCCCGCCCGCAATCCGCAGCGGCATATCGCCCCGGAATGGTGGGTCTACAGCTTCACCCAGCTGGCCAATGCCGATGCCGGCGCCGCCACCGACCCGATGGCCAGCGCCACCGTCGTCGGTAGCGGCGGCAGCGACGAACCGTCCGGCAGCGAAGCGGTCGCCGTGGCCGTGGGCACCGACGCCGAACCGTTCGATCCACGCTTTGCCGGCAACCGCTTCGGCGTGGTGATGCACGACGTGTTCGAACGCTGCGACTTCGCCGCCTGGCAGGTCTGGCGACCGGGCCAACCCGCACCCGACGGCCAGGCCGCGCCCATCCTTGAGGCGCTGCAACGCGGCGGCTACGCCCAGGACGAACTCGACGACGGCCTGGCCATGCTGACCGCACTGATCGGCCACACCCTCACCGTGGCCTTGCCCGAAGGCCGCCTGGCCGACGTGCCCGAACCGCAGCGCCGCAACGAAATGGAATTCCATTTCGCCATGCGGCCCACCCGCGTCGAGGCGCTGCTCGCACTGCTGCATCGCTTCGGCGTGGTCGGCGACCGCCAGGCCTTCGGCGCGCGTCAGCGGCTGGAAGGCCTGATGACCGGCCTGATCGACCTCACCTACACCGTGGACGGGCGCTGGTATGTGCTCGACTACAAATCCAACCGCCTGCCCAGCTACGACGCCGATGCCCTGGCCCGCGCCATGGCGCATAGCGAGTACGCGTTGCAGGCGCTGATCTACACCGTGGCCCTGCACCGCTGGTTGCGTTTCCGCCTGGGCGAGGCCTACGACTACGCCCGCGACTTCGGCGGCGTGCGCTATCTGTTCTGTCGCGGCCTGGATGCCGGACGTCATGCGGTGGTGGTGGCTGCCGCATCCGAATCCGAATCCGTTGTCGAAACCGTCGGCAATTCCATCGCAGGCCAGCGCCTGCCCGACTCCACCCGCGACTCCACACTGGACAGACCCGCCCCCGCCCCGAACTCCGGCGCCACGACCGCTGGCCTCGCGCGCGCGCCCTTGGGCGATCCGGCGCCCGGCATCCACGCCTGGCGTTTCGAACCAGCGCTCGTGCAAGCCCTGGACGCCTTGTTCGCCGGCAAGCCGTCAGATGCGCTGTCCAATGACACGCTAGAGCAAGGCTCGGCCAACGGCCTTAAGCCCCTCTCCCCCCGGGAGAGGGGTGAGGGTACGTCCACACCAGGGACGCCCACTCCATGA
- a CDS encoding Imm52 family immunity protein has protein sequence MIKPSLHAWFKRDTWTPEKAYELVNTLANQLGTMHPDLREWDDLPQGPKDKSVRLTDRAAIIARILRKIEKRKSSSPQMPNAESADLNVTNALTEKAWKEPGRSVISFTPWDGAFSIDMLDPQKRFGEELTRRIFVQTLSSVASLLPLKFAAADTKVHRDGKSTLYQIDKKLFPHRQYFGWMGFVPTELSHAQIRDADEMIAVPGKGTIIVTVPGLFDPTDAAQVEQVHRVEMQLAHYNLLRVTDPDLRDAP, from the coding sequence ATGATCAAGCCATCGTTGCACGCTTGGTTCAAACGAGATACGTGGACGCCCGAAAAGGCATACGAACTAGTAAACACACTTGCCAATCAGCTCGGGACGATGCATCCCGATTTACGGGAGTGGGATGATCTTCCTCAAGGTCCGAAAGACAAGTCTGTGCGATTGACGGATAGAGCTGCCATCATCGCGAGAATCCTAAGAAAAATAGAGAAGCGTAAAAGCTCCAGCCCCCAGATGCCCAATGCAGAAAGTGCAGATCTCAATGTGACCAATGCCCTTACTGAAAAAGCGTGGAAGGAGCCTGGTCGCTCAGTGATATCTTTTACTCCGTGGGATGGCGCATTCAGCATTGATATGCTCGACCCGCAAAAGAGATTTGGTGAAGAGCTCACAAGGAGAATTTTCGTCCAGACACTATCGAGCGTGGCCAGCCTTCTCCCCTTGAAGTTTGCCGCTGCTGATACAAAAGTTCATCGAGATGGAAAGTCGACCCTCTACCAGATTGACAAAAAGCTTTTCCCTCACCGCCAATATTTCGGATGGATGGGCTTTGTGCCGACAGAGCTCAGCCACGCCCAGATTCGCGACGCAGACGAAATGATCGCCGTGCCGGGCAAGGGAACCATCATCGTCACCGTCCCTGGCCTGTTCGATCCCACCGATGCAGCGCAGGTCGAGCAGGTGCATCGGGTGGAGATGCAACTGGCGCACTACAACCTGCTGCGCGTTACAGACCCGGACTTGAGGGATGCCCCCTGA
- the recD gene encoding exodeoxyribonuclease V subunit alpha yields the protein MNHPNLLTALNQSGALRTLDLAFAQSLQRLEPETDPQVLAGAALASLAVTSGHAGLDPVRAAMLLDARDGPSPPFPDPADWQRCLAASRWVDQPQPEDPAAADRPLVLERGLLYLRRYREYERRLALGLQRIAAQTSPPFAATLEPLFAQLFPQATPLPRGEGARRAGECKGLPEPSLQQEGTNPPVLSSNGTNQTAPSPTPDRQAQAAALALRRALLLVTGGPGTGKTTTIARLLLLRIAQAHASNTPAPRIALAAPTGRAAERMAESLRAAVARAIADGIDPSLADALPTGASTLHRLLGVIPDSPHFRHNADNPLPFDLIVVDEASMVDLPLMCKLVEAVADGTQLILLGDADQLPSVEAGDVLAAILQAAGPGDALQPDDAQALQPLLGGAPVGSPRPVTSHIHTGGLAGHRVHLLRGYRQADEFALAPLADAIRAGDADTALALLRSGELAGVHFHEDGEDPLALGRDALLAHWRALATARDPAAALRDASRLRLLTAVRAGPQGARGLNARIEQLLAETGSGARRLGGASPWFQGRLLLITTNSYRHGLFNGDVGICLPSDPRALPGRSDAGPSPGQGDASAVTARGHAAPSSRPGHAGDSAHHDAPATDSRAQGPLVAWFEGDGQVRGFHPAALPAHESAFAMTVHKAQGSEFDEVWLQLPTRDARVLSRELLYTGITRARRALHLAGSEAVIRAALARHAARISGLAWRLGAKDDKPQPVPVPTPAPLPQPPPSAPVQGVLF from the coding sequence ATGAACCACCCGAATCTGCTCACTGCGCTCAACCAGAGTGGCGCCCTGCGCACCCTGGATCTGGCCTTCGCGCAAAGCCTGCAACGCCTGGAACCGGAGACCGACCCACAGGTGCTGGCCGGTGCCGCGCTCGCCTCGCTGGCCGTCACCAGCGGCCACGCCGGGCTGGACCCCGTCCGCGCTGCCATGTTGCTGGACGCGCGCGATGGCCCATCGCCCCCATTCCCGGACCCCGCCGACTGGCAACGCTGCCTGGCCGCCTCGCGCTGGGTCGACCAACCACAGCCCGAAGACCCGGCTGCCGCCGACCGCCCGCTCGTCCTCGAACGCGGTCTGCTCTACCTGCGCCGTTACCGCGAGTACGAACGCCGCCTGGCCCTGGGCCTGCAGCGCATCGCCGCCCAAACCTCGCCCCCCTTCGCCGCCACCCTGGAGCCGCTGTTCGCACAGTTGTTCCCGCAAGCCACCCCTCTCCCCCGGGGCGAGGGTGCCCGCAGGGCGGGTGAGTGTAAGGGCCTGCCCGAGCCATCCCTCCAGCAAGAGGGCACAAATCCGCCCGTGCTATCCAGCAACGGCACGAACCAAACAGCACCATCCCCCACCCCAGATCGCCAAGCGCAGGCCGCAGCCCTCGCGCTGCGCCGCGCGCTACTGCTGGTCACCGGCGGCCCCGGCACCGGCAAAACCACCACCATCGCCCGCCTGTTGTTGCTACGCATCGCCCAGGCACACGCATCCAACACCCCGGCCCCACGCATCGCCCTGGCCGCACCCACCGGCCGCGCCGCCGAGCGCATGGCCGAAAGCCTGCGCGCCGCCGTCGCGCGCGCCATCGCCGACGGTATCGACCCCAGCCTGGCCGACGCCCTGCCCACCGGCGCCAGCACGCTGCACCGTCTGCTCGGCGTCATTCCGGATTCCCCGCACTTCCGCCACAACGCCGACAACCCGCTGCCATTCGATCTGATCGTCGTCGACGAAGCCTCCATGGTCGACCTGCCGCTGATGTGCAAACTGGTCGAAGCCGTCGCCGATGGCACCCAGCTGATCCTGCTTGGCGACGCCGACCAGCTGCCCTCGGTGGAAGCCGGCGACGTGCTCGCCGCCATCCTGCAGGCCGCCGGCCCCGGCGACGCGTTGCAGCCCGACGACGCCCAGGCGTTGCAACCGCTGCTCGGCGGCGCGCCTGTGGGCAGTCCACGCCCGGTCACCTCTCACATCCACACCGGCGGCCTGGCCGGTCACCGCGTGCACCTGCTGCGTGGCTATCGCCAGGCGGACGAATTCGCACTCGCCCCACTGGCCGACGCCATCCGCGCCGGCGATGCCGACACCGCCCTGGCCCTGCTGCGTAGCGGCGAACTGGCCGGCGTGCACTTCCACGAAGACGGCGAAGACCCGCTGGCACTCGGCCGCGACGCGCTGCTCGCCCACTGGCGCGCGCTGGCCACTGCCCGAGATCCCGCTGCCGCATTGCGCGACGCAAGCCGCCTACGCCTGCTCACCGCGGTGCGTGCCGGCCCGCAAGGCGCACGTGGCCTCAACGCCCGCATCGAACAACTGCTGGCCGAAACCGGCTCCGGCGCCCGTCGCCTTGGCGGCGCTTCGCCCTGGTTCCAGGGCCGCCTGCTGCTGATCACCACAAACAGCTACCGCCACGGCCTGTTCAACGGCGACGTCGGCATCTGTCTGCCCAGCGACCCGCGCGCCTTGCCTGGCCGCAGCGACGCGGGCCCTTCCCCCGGCCAGGGCGACGCAAGTGCCGTGACCGCGCGCGGCCACGCGGCACCGTCGTCAAGGCCGGGCCACGCTGGCGACAGCGCACACCATGACGCCCCCGCCACCGACAGCCGTGCCCAAGGCCCCTTGGTCGCCTGGTTCGAAGGCGACGGCCAGGTGCGCGGCTTCCACCCCGCCGCACTGCCCGCGCACGAAAGCGCCTTCGCCATGACCGTGCACAAGGCCCAAGGCAGCGAATTCGACGAGGTCTGGCTGCAACTGCCGACCCGCGACGCCCGCGTACTCAGCCGCGAACTGCTCTACACCGGCATCACCCGCGCCCGCCGCGCCCTGCACCTGGCCGGCAGCGAAGCGGTCATCCGCGCCGCACTGGCGCGCCACGCCGCGCGGATCTCGGGGTTGGCGTGGCGGTTGGGTGCAAAAGACGACAAGCCACAGCCCGTTCCAGTACCCACGCCAGCGCCGCTTCCACAACCGCCGCCGAGTGCGCCTGTGCAAGGTGTGCTGTTCTGA
- a CDS encoding Tox-REase-5 domain-containing protein has translation MGSIFLPPSAFPPYLPPGGQVGDDGTANDSMGGPTVGQVVDGLKDQLGGLRGKQQSDVKTDPIAQAREVDCSQLPDETACNECLLRKGMIGPPLTSRYVTHKNLVNYDYQLYVANLRSAPLLFTYLVADQADPERSFFSVDNLFDHLNRNGFSRTIAEWHFNACEFDGFWPSECRVVEAKGNYDDFLLDNDEPKGRWVIESVFMPMREQMTRQKSAITIAQPQAKLSWFFMHPRSMLAAVELAGLDVSICTALPMPGEKIL, from the coding sequence ATGGGAAGCATTTTTTTACCCCCTTCCGCCTTTCCACCCTACCTCCCTCCGGGCGGTCAGGTCGGGGACGACGGCACCGCCAACGACTCCATGGGCGGCCCGACGGTCGGTCAGGTCGTGGATGGACTGAAGGACCAGCTGGGCGGGCTGCGCGGCAAGCAGCAGTCCGACGTCAAGACCGACCCCATCGCGCAGGCGCGGGAGGTGGACTGTTCGCAACTGCCGGACGAAACGGCGTGCAACGAGTGCCTGCTGCGCAAGGGCATGATCGGCCCACCGCTGACGTCCCGCTACGTCACCCACAAGAATCTGGTCAACTACGACTACCAGTTGTATGTGGCCAACCTGAGGTCGGCCCCGTTGCTGTTCACCTACCTGGTGGCCGATCAGGCCGACCCGGAACGGTCCTTTTTCTCGGTGGACAACCTGTTCGACCATCTCAACCGCAACGGCTTCTCCCGCACCATTGCAGAATGGCATTTCAACGCCTGTGAGTTCGATGGCTTCTGGCCGAGCGAGTGCCGGGTGGTGGAGGCGAAGGGGAATTATGATGATTTCTTGTTGGATAACGATGAACCAAAAGGCAGATGGGTTATAGAGAGCGTTTTCATGCCCATGCGAGAACAAATGACGAGACAGAAATCCGCGATCACCATTGCTCAACCCCAGGCAAAGCTGAGTTGGTTTTTCATGCATCCGCGGTCGATGCTTGCGGCCGTTGAGTTGGCCGGGCTGGATGTATCGATCTGCACCGCTCTTCCGATGCCAGGGGAAAAAATTCTATGA
- the xopQ gene encoding type III secretion system effector XopQ — protein sequence MQPTAIRSTACLPSADMMADLRDPPPVAVPAHSAADAATPPPSALQTVIGRPPRPDAPRHRRTQSLPARLTPAQRSMLAELGVADTPVLTPTEAAVLRELRLHRPQLPLDTLLFTDPNKDPDDVVTYTIAKQLQADGFLRLTDVVVTLGDADMRSQRAQLAKGVFDRLALPDVRVARGQDYPMTSTQAREHSKFLAEGAALRAAPDAVHTDGVRAMCERLATSPHKLGMVVIAGMTDASALLAEAGDLVREKVASITIMGGIDPARDADGLVQPDTRAYNNATDIHAARALYRRAQQLGIPLRILTKEAAYKAAVPPAFYEGIARNGHPVGEYLRDVQKNALKGLWEGIQANLIPGLDTAWFFRTFVAAQPQDPVAADQQGALSFDAIWPQVTKLNLYDPLTLLAALPGTARLLFQPTPLHREGASPVEHVGHAEVVRPEKARLLLSALAKAALVQQDEGEHAR from the coding sequence ATGCAGCCCACCGCAATCCGCTCCACCGCCTGCTTGCCCAGCGCAGACATGATGGCTGACCTGCGCGATCCTCCGCCCGTCGCCGTGCCGGCACATTCCGCCGCGGACGCGGCCACGCCGCCGCCGAGCGCCTTGCAGACCGTCATTGGCCGTCCCCCTCGCCCGGACGCGCCACGGCATCGCCGCACGCAGAGCTTGCCCGCGCGATTGACGCCTGCCCAGCGCAGCATGCTGGCCGAGCTCGGCGTCGCCGACACGCCCGTGCTGACGCCCACCGAGGCGGCAGTATTGCGGGAGCTGCGTCTGCATCGGCCGCAGTTGCCGCTCGACACGCTGCTGTTCACCGACCCGAACAAGGACCCCGACGATGTCGTGACCTACACCATCGCCAAGCAGCTGCAGGCCGATGGCTTCTTGCGTCTGACCGACGTCGTCGTCACCCTGGGCGATGCCGACATGCGATCGCAACGCGCGCAGCTGGCAAAAGGTGTCTTCGATCGCCTGGCATTGCCGGATGTGCGCGTCGCGCGCGGCCAGGACTACCCCATGACGTCCACGCAGGCCCGAGAGCATTCCAAGTTCCTCGCCGAGGGAGCGGCGCTGCGTGCGGCGCCGGACGCGGTGCACACCGATGGCGTCCGTGCGATGTGCGAGCGCCTGGCGACCTCGCCCCACAAGCTCGGCATGGTGGTCATCGCCGGAATGACCGATGCCAGCGCCCTGCTTGCCGAGGCGGGCGATCTGGTGCGGGAAAAGGTCGCCTCCATCACCATCATGGGAGGCATCGACCCGGCCAGGGACGCCGATGGTCTCGTGCAACCGGACACGCGCGCCTACAACAACGCCACCGACATCCACGCCGCCCGTGCGCTCTACCGCCGCGCGCAGCAACTCGGCATTCCTCTGCGCATCCTGACCAAGGAGGCTGCCTACAAGGCCGCCGTACCGCCAGCCTTTTACGAAGGCATCGCACGCAATGGCCACCCTGTGGGCGAGTACCTGCGCGATGTCCAGAAAAACGCCTTGAAAGGCCTGTGGGAAGGCATCCAGGCCAACCTGATCCCCGGCCTGGATACGGCGTGGTTCTTCCGTACGTTCGTCGCAGCACAACCGCAGGATCCAGTGGCAGCGGATCAGCAAGGTGCCCTGAGCTTCGACGCCATCTGGCCGCAGGTAACCAAGCTCAATCTCTACGATCCGCTGACCCTGCTGGCAGCGCTCCCCGGCACCGCGCGTCTGCTGTTCCAGCCAACCCCCCTGCACCGCGAGGGAGCCAGCCCGGTCGAGCACGTGGGCCACGCCGAGGTTGTGCGTCCGGAAAAAGCCAGGCTGTTGCTGTCGGCACTGGCCAAGGCCGCGCTCGTCCAGCAGGACGAGGGGGAACATGCGCGCTGA